TGGCGGGTAGGTAGTATGGAGTTATAGTGCGATGTCGCTCGTGCTATTCCTGCCGAGCGGACCAACGTCTCGAAATAAAAAGGAGTatccccagccgccgcattTGCAGGCTCAGCATGCATATCCTCGGCCCCACGGAAATGCGTCCCTCGTCCCTCGGTGCATTTTCTCGGCAGGTCCCTCTTCCCGATGACGAGCCCCGACCGAGGCCCATAAGACAGtgtccgcctcgtcggcggcggcgcaaccTGCCGACGTCTTTCGCGTTCCCTGTCTCAGCCCGCCCCCTCGGGACCGGCGTCGTTACACAGTCGCTCGCCCCCCCAAGCCTGTGtatccccctccccgcaACGCACGCCCTGTCCGTCGATTACGCGGGATAGACACACTGTTGAGCTCGCCTACGTATTTGTACCGTCcccacggcgcgcgcgcgcacgaaGCGCTCGTGCTGCCCAACGCCGAGGGCCAAGCGGGCAGAGCCCGTGTGTCACCACCGTCTTGCGTCGTGGCGCAACGATAAAGGGAGAGCCTCTCGGGGAAGAgaaggcgatgatgacgtctTCTGTGCCAaccctcctcgtccctcgttctcgtcctccCCCGGGTCTCGCTCCGTATTTGTCCTTGCCTTCCGCTGCCCTGAACGAGGGTCGGccagtcggtcggtcggccggtCGTTTTGCTCTCGCGGCTGGCGTGGGACCTCCTCTTCCACTCCCCCGGGGGGTCGCCCTCCCTGGGGTCCCGCGTCAGCTCGAATTTGGGGGCCTATTTTTGTCAATATTTGTCAGACGCGCTGCCCGCGCGACACCACAGTGTTGTGTGTCGTGTATTGTGTCGTGTAGCCCTGAATGTGTggatgactgactgactgactgactgactgactgagcGAGTAAAGCTGTTGTGCTGCaatgactgactgactgactgactgagcAAGTGAAGCTGTTGTGCTGCAATGTCCGACTGATTGACTGGACGACTGAAGCTGTTGTGCCGCAATGACAGACTGTATAGAGCGTCAGCAGGATCGGGCGATTGTGTTTGTCGGCGCATACGACCTTCCTTTGTCCGATGAGGTAGCTActgagtgagtgggtgggtgtgcTCAACTCGACGTTGAGTTGAGCGCTTGCCCTCGCGATTATACTGTACAAACTTCCTGAGAGAATGACGGGGGCATCAATATCTCATtcatgcccccccccccctcctccccggtCACCTCTCCACGATCCATGGCCCCAagccccgtcccgtcccgtcccccGCGATTCTCGCAGGCACAAtagcctcgcctcggccgttCCGCGGTCAGAGCGCACCCTGTCTGTTCCTTGTCCCTCTGCCCCGCCAACCAACCCATCCATTCATCATCGCACatccttccatccatccgtccatctGTCCGTCAACCATCCATGCCttcgcaccaccaccaccgcctccaccgGAGCTCCCGTCTCGAACCGTCATAACGCTCACAGTTCCCCCCCGGCCCCACGCgcgtgggagggagggagaaaagggggggggggtgacGAGACAAACacaaaggaaaaaaaaggtTGAACCACCTCACTCATCACAACAtgcgcgacgacaacgtggtggtggtggtggtgccatGCCCTTGTGTGCTGTACCGTATGTAAGCAACACTGCCCCGGCCATTGCACCGTGGGATACAatgccagcagcggcagcaggcccACCACCTTTCGGGACAGATGGCTTGTCTTCCTCTCCCGGGCCGTGGGCTCGTCCGTTTTCATTCACCCGAGGACGAGTACGCAGCCTGTTGGAGGAACGGAGAGGACTGACGGGTTCTGCCCACCACCGCGTTTACTCCAGCTCTGGGTGTATATACGTGCACTGTACGGACGGACGCTcgtgcccccctcccctcctcctctctctcccccgccTCCCTACCTTACCTTTGCCCCCTCCTGTGGCCGTCATTTGGGAATGGAAACACGCGGCGTGCGTGTACACGAGAGCAACAGgtcctggtggtggtggcggcggcggcggcgccaaccaGGGCACACCCCCCCCGGAGGACTCACTCCCTATTGTCTCAAACTCAAGGGCGTGTgtccgtgtgtgtgtgtcagTCTATCTGTCAGTCTATAGCTCTTCAGTATATAGTCCCCAGGAATAGCCGCCTCGgatgtgtgcgtgcgtgtgtgcgtgtttGTTTGTGTCAGTGTTGTATGTGTTGTCTCTATCATTCTCAGCTCGCTCTCTGGCCCGTGGGCCTCCTAGAGTTTGAACCTAAACTAAACCACCATGTTCGTCATCCCGTCGTCTGAGAACCAGGGGTGGAAAAGAACTAATTCGTCGCTCCAAAGTCTGCCTGTCCTGTCGCTGCCCGGGGCCTGCCCGTCCGCCTCGACGTATCGATCGACCTGCGGCACATCGCGAACCCGATAGGCCCCTCCCCACTGCGAAAagtatacatacatacatacatagCCGACCATATGCCCGGCATCATGCAGCCAGGGCCATAcacggccctcgacgccgctcgcgcagcgcagcgtGGCGCCTGGATAACCGCTTGGCCAGCCGACGAGCCCTTCCACCTGCCGCCTTTGGAGCCCACGCGGCCCTGTCTGCGGCCCTGCCTGAAGCCTAACGGCTGCCGTTTCATACCCCTCCGGCGTCGGTAGCGACAGGCTGCGATCTGATGGAATAGCCGAGTTAGACGGCTGTCGCGTCTCGAGTTTGGGATGAGCCAGTTGCAAGGTTCGCGCAGGGTTTGGATATTACTTGTGCTACGGCAACGCACGCTCCCTGTATATAATGTCGGCGCTGTGCCTCCTTTCCCCCGAAGCACACCGCATCGCTGCAAGAGGGAACAGACCGAGAAGGAACCCAATTATCTAAACTTTGAAGGAGAACCAACTCCCTCGTCTCGCTTTCTGGTCAGAACCAAGCCCATTTCACCACGCTCCAGGATATATATGTTTCGGTTAATCTTGCGCTCCATGTTCCTGCCCAGCAGTTTGCCTCACGTCCAGTGTCAAAAAGTGCAAAAACATTGCGGTTTGTCTCGAACCGTTCAATTCAATTTCGTCCCTCCGCCGTGCCGGTATCACCCTTGCTCACTGATTACACGATTGGTTAGCGACTTAGTTTGTCGCGCAAGTCTGGTACTTAAACGCTTACCATAATCtcgtcctccatggccgcgtcggtggtagcagcagcgggggcGCTGGCGTTGGCATTCGCGTTCTCGTTGCTGCCAGGCTGGAAGTAATCGGCCATCTCCGAGTCAAGCTCCTCGGtggtcttcttggccggGCGAGCGCTCTTACCGCGGCGCTTCTTGTTAACACCAgccttgccgacggcgccagccTTGCCTGCGTTGGTGTTCTGCTTGCCAGTGGCAGCTGACTTGGGCTGAGCCTTGGGCTGACTATTGGTTGATCGGTCAGCAAAAACTGAAGTGATTGAATCCCTAGGGTAGCACTCACGAGGTACGCTCAGCAAGCGACTTGACGGGCGGGATGACCTTGTCGGCCTGAGAAGCATTGACAACAATCTCGATCTATTGAGCCCAGTTAGCGATGCGAAGTTCCTGTTATCACGGAGCGGGGAAACCTACCTTGATAGGGCGGTTGTCAACGAGAAGACCATTCAGCTTCTGGAAGGCCTTGCTAGCGCCATCAGGCTTGTGGAAAGTAACGTTGGCGATACCGCGACTCTGGGAGTTGGGTCCATAAACAAGGTCGACTCTCTTGATCGGTCCTACAGCTTGAACAAAGTATTCCTGTGGCGGGAAAGTCAGTTAATGAATCGCCGGGTTGAGTCACAAGTGCCGAGTCCGTCTtcgagcgtcgtcgtccaccgtCCGAGAATCGCAATCGAGTCGTCGAGGGAACGAGGGTGTAGGGATTCAGCAAGCAGAGCAGTGAGCGTCAAGGGCATCGCGTCGCTCGTGCGCGCACCGGCGACTTGTCTCCATCGACTCTTCGTTTCAGGTCTCATCAGAGTCACATGTGCACTGGACTAATAGCGAGTAGCTGGCCCCAACAGCACTTTCGCAGTCAACAGTGAAGTAGTGCATGCGCTGCAACGTGCTGGACCACGAGGGACGGGTCGCGACGTGATTGTCCGGGCCTTTAGGGCGCTTCAGACGGACGCAAGCGCTACGATCGAGCCATTCAAAGGGCTGAAAGACCGCTTCTGAAGACAATGTTGCCCTCCCCCCAGTGGAAACAAGGAGACAtgtgccgttgctgctgcgacgaTTATGCTGACACGGATGCCGCATGAGCTCACTGCGGTGCTCGCTCCACGGAACGCGGCCGAAGATGCCCGCATCGTCAACCGGACATGGTGAACTCGTTAAGCACACGCGCGCCTTGGAACACACGCCCGCCTCTAACATGTCGCCGCGGCTCTGTAAAGGCGCTGACCAGACGCCAAAATAAGCACTTGCGGGACGAGGCTGCTCTGAACTTCCACACGGCGATTCGGATGAGCGCGCAGCACCGGTGTTGGGAAGGAGCTGGGCGGGTCCCAGGCTTGAGCTTGTCGGCTCGCTTCGAAGCTTTGCTTACGaagccgcggcgtcgagaagGCGGATGTCGGGCGAGGAGTGTACAGTCGAACAAAGTCCGGAGGCATCGCCTCAACGGAAACATACCTTGATCTGCTGCTCCGAAACATCCTTGGGCTGTACAAAGTCAGTTGTTGATTTCCAAAGAAGGAAAGAGGCGGAGTGAACGAACCAGGTTGCTGACAATGACCTTGCTCTCACCGCTGATGGCGGCAGCCTTGGTCGGGGCGGCTTTGGCGGCAGCACCGCGAGCGGG
The genomic region above belongs to Purpureocillium takamizusanense chromosome 5, complete sequence and contains:
- the YRA1 gene encoding RNA-binding RNA annealing protein (EggNog:ENOG503NXQF~COG:A) — translated: MSGKLDKPLDEIVSAQRRSAGRRRSLRPRAGRPATTAPVGGIQKATKPARGAAAKAAPTKAAAISGESKVIVSNLPKDVSEQQIKEYFVQAVGPIKRVDLVYGPNSQSRGIANVTFHKPDGASKAFQKLNGLLVDNRPIKIEIVVNASQADKVIPPVKSLAERTSQPKAQPKSAATGKQNTNAGKAGAVGKAGVNKKRRGKSARPAKKTTEELDSEMADYFQPGSNENANANASAPAAATTDAAMEDEIM